A stretch of Mucilaginibacter terrae DNA encodes these proteins:
- a CDS encoding CcmD family protein — translation MKRILCLTLLLMGYATAFAQKVEMADTMRSEGKIYVVIGTIAIIFIGLAIYLFSIDRRLTRIEKQMD, via the coding sequence ATGAAAAGAATACTTTGTTTAACCCTGTTGTTAATGGGATACGCCACCGCATTTGCACAAAAAGTTGAAATGGCCGATACCATGCGCAGCGAGGGGAAAATATACGTGGTTATTGGCACCATAGCCATTATATTTATTGGTTTAGCCATTTACCTGTTTAGCATTGATAGGCGCTTAACCCGTATTGAAAAGCAAATGGACTAA